The following are from one region of the Deltaproteobacteria bacterium genome:
- a CDS encoding ABC transporter permease, producing the protein MARIRTWTYPFKHAFRNLFDNRMIHAVSLGTVAISLLLIGAFMFMYVNVSNWVNRWGDTLTMSVYLEDGIDDVTKTGIETVVRGLPHVQTISFVSKEMALKEMREALGNQAGLLEGLSDNPFPASFEILFTEGFSPQEAGEVKERLERIKGVEDVQYDEQWTERLKGVIYFLKVGGSIIGGLLCLAVLFIVTNTIKLAIYSRRDEIEILKIVGATDAYVKMPFLVEGALEGLIGGAMALMILFFLYGLFSARTLQVFGLPVVDIVFLGHGQIALLLVLSLFLGLTGSFIALGRFFRP; encoded by the coding sequence ATGGCACGAATTAGGACCTGGACATACCCTTTCAAGCATGCCTTCCGAAACCTATTCGACAACAGAATGATTCATGCCGTCAGCCTCGGGACGGTCGCCATCTCCCTTCTTCTCATAGGAGCCTTCATGTTCATGTATGTGAACGTGAGCAATTGGGTGAACCGATGGGGGGATACCTTGACTATGTCCGTCTACCTCGAGGACGGGATTGATGACGTCACGAAAACGGGGATTGAGACCGTTGTTCGGGGTCTGCCCCATGTCCAAACCATATCATTCGTATCCAAGGAGATGGCCCTTAAGGAGATGAGAGAGGCCCTGGGCAACCAGGCGGGGCTCTTGGAGGGGCTCTCGGATAATCCCTTCCCGGCCTCTTTTGAAATTCTTTTCACCGAGGGTTTCAGTCCTCAGGAAGCTGGAGAGGTAAAGGAGAGGCTTGAGCGAATTAAGGGAGTGGAGGATGTCCAGTACGATGAACAGTGGACGGAACGTTTGAAGGGGGTGATCTATTTTCTCAAAGTCGGAGGGAGCATCATCGGAGGACTCCTTTGCCTGGCCGTACTTTTTATCGTGACCAATACGATCAAATTGGCGATCTATTCCCGCAGAGACGAGATAGAAATTTTAAAAATCGTCGGGGCCACGGATGCCTATGTCAAGATGCCGTTCCTGGTGGAAGGGGCCCTGGAAGGCCTCATCGGTGGGGCAATGGCCTTGATGATCCTTTTTTTCCTTTATGGCCTTTTCTCCGCCCGGACCTTGCAGGTCTTTGGACTTCCCGTTGTCGATATCGTTTTCCTGGGGCACGGCCAGATCGCTTTGCTTCTTGTTCTAAGTCTGTTCCTGGGGTTGACAGGAAGTTTCATCGCTCTTGGACGTTTTTTCAGGCCTTAG
- a CDS encoding MBL fold metallo-hydrolase, protein MKIFHDLYAFIWMDPSANNCNTYLIDRELKILVDPGHEHLFGHVREKLAGLSIALGDIDLVLVTHAHPDHMEGIHLFSKTDTVTAVFGEETAFNEQMASQFGQALAVTPLEPEILLREGELKAGDLTLQVYHTPGHSPGSVCFYWPERKVLFSGDVLFFQGVGRTDLPGGDGSALKESIRRLSRLDVETLLPGHGPIISGREEVKANFEEIERTWFAYL, encoded by the coding sequence ATGAAGATTTTCCACGATCTATATGCTTTTATATGGATGGACCCGTCGGCCAATAACTGCAATACATACTTGATCGATAGGGAATTGAAAATTCTCGTGGACCCCGGGCATGAACACCTGTTCGGTCATGTACGGGAAAAACTCGCCGGGCTCTCCATCGCCCTTGGAGACATCGATCTGGTACTTGTCACCCACGCCCACCCCGATCACATGGAAGGAATCCACCTTTTCAGCAAGACGGATACCGTAACGGCCGTTTTCGGGGAAGAAACGGCCTTCAACGAACAAATGGCGTCCCAGTTCGGCCAGGCCCTGGCGGTCACCCCCCTTGAACCGGAGATCCTGCTCAGGGAAGGAGAATTGAAGGCCGGAGACCTAACGCTTCAAGTGTACCACACTCCGGGCCATTCCCCTGGATCCGTATGTTTTTACTGGCCGGAGAGAAAGGTCCTGTTTTCCGGCGATGTGCTTTTTTTCCAGGGTGTTGGTCGAACCGACCTGCCCGGAGGTGATGGATCGGCGTTAAAGGAAAGTATTCGGCGCCTCTCCAGGCTCGATGTGGAAACCCTTCTGCCGGGCCACGGACCTATCATTTCGGGCCGGGAGGAGGTAAAGGCCAATTTCGAGGAGATCGAACGGACCTGGTTCGCCTATCTCTAG
- a CDS encoding LysR family transcriptional regulator yields MKKPPLYQAISIDFDLRQLEIFKEVVEHESFSKAAQKVCLAQASVSERIANLESAVGTKLLDRLGRQVVPTKAGKLLYKHANLLLDMKRAACLELQDFIGLKRGEIRMGGSTIPGEYILPKALRGFRERYPLITVTLTVGSTGDIEELVLDGNLELGVVGSMRKHRNLEYRELWEDELLLAVPAQHPWAEREEVTLEELSTEPFITREPGSGTLKFIEEYLRSVGLSSMEDLNVVAALGTSTAVKEGVKSGLGVSILSSRALETDLAVGILKGLRVKGLLMTRSFYLLMDKRREPSPLCRAMVEYLLGKS; encoded by the coding sequence ATGAAGAAGCCCCCCCTGTACCAAGCCATATCAATCGACTTTGATCTGCGCCAACTTGAAATATTCAAGGAAGTCGTTGAACATGAAAGCTTTTCAAAGGCGGCTCAAAAGGTCTGTCTGGCCCAGGCCTCCGTGAGTGAACGAATCGCCAATCTTGAGAGCGCCGTGGGGACCAAACTGCTTGACCGGCTGGGCCGACAGGTGGTTCCTACAAAAGCGGGCAAGCTCCTATACAAACACGCGAATCTACTCCTGGATATGAAAAGAGCGGCATGCCTGGAATTACAGGATTTCATCGGGCTGAAGCGCGGAGAGATCAGAATGGGAGGAAGCACCATCCCCGGGGAATATATCCTCCCCAAGGCCTTACGTGGCTTCAGGGAGCGGTATCCCCTGATAACGGTCACCCTTACCGTGGGGTCAACCGGCGATATCGAGGAACTAGTATTGGATGGGAATCTTGAACTCGGCGTGGTGGGCTCCATGCGTAAACACAGGAATCTGGAGTACCGGGAGCTGTGGGAGGATGAGCTCCTCTTGGCGGTCCCGGCCCAACACCCATGGGCTGAGCGTGAGGAAGTCACCCTTGAGGAGCTTTCCACCGAACCCTTCATCACCCGGGAACCGGGATCCGGAACTCTGAAATTCATAGAAGAATACCTGCGCTCCGTCGGCCTTTCCAGCATGGAGGACCTTAATGTAGTAGCCGCCTTGGGCACCTCCACGGCCGTAAAGGAAGGGGTGAAATCGGGGCTCGGGGTCTCCATACTTTCCTCAAGGGCCCTGGAAACCGATCTGGCAGTGGGTATTCTGAAGGGTCTCAGGGTGAAGGGACTTCTGATGACCAGAAGTTTTTATCTCCTGATGGATAAGCGGAGGGAACCCTCCCCCCTCTGCCGGGCGATGGTGGAATATCTTCTCGGCAAATCCTGA
- a CDS encoding S41 family peptidase, whose product MAFNNKKFFLDIVLITLLVGGIVFFKGSGREVTAGTGEMYKNMELFAEVLRQIEENYVEPRDPKELIYGAIKGMVQSLDPHSTFMTKEEHQELLIETKGSFTGVGIEISIRDNVLTVISPIEGTPAYEAGIKPGDKIIKINDTSTMDMSLPEAVKIIRGPKGTKVKLTVMREGADKPIEFNITRDVIPLRSVKHYRLTPEIGYVRISSFQANTERELISALKDIEKGQKVEGLIMDLRNNPGGLLSQAVAVSDVFLDSGVIVSTKGRDPSQTMEISAKKNGVERNYPMIVLVNSGSASAAEIVAGALQDNKRALILGTKTFGKGSVQTILPLSDGSGLRLTTARYYTPRGRSIQLSGISPDIELKFVPYKKPREKENSRVIREKDLKGHMDNETLKEEPQETKKLSEKEKVVKRLLERDNQIRYALQLLKTWNLFSNLKPH is encoded by the coding sequence ATGGCCTTCAATAATAAAAAGTTTTTCCTCGATATCGTGCTGATCACCCTCCTGGTCGGGGGAATCGTCTTTTTCAAAGGGAGTGGGAGGGAGGTAACGGCAGGGACCGGCGAGATGTACAAGAATATGGAACTCTTTGCCGAAGTCTTGCGCCAGATCGAAGAGAATTACGTCGAGCCTCGGGATCCGAAGGAACTTATCTACGGGGCCATCAAAGGAATGGTGCAGAGCCTGGATCCCCATTCCACTTTCATGACCAAGGAAGAGCATCAAGAACTCCTGATCGAGACAAAAGGGAGTTTTACAGGTGTGGGAATCGAAATCAGCATACGAGATAACGTCCTTACGGTAATCTCTCCCATTGAAGGGACTCCTGCCTATGAGGCAGGAATCAAGCCCGGGGACAAGATTATCAAGATCAATGACACCTCGACGATGGACATGTCTTTGCCCGAGGCCGTGAAGATCATCAGGGGGCCAAAGGGAACAAAGGTCAAACTGACGGTCATGAGGGAAGGAGCGGACAAGCCCATTGAATTCAACATTACCCGGGATGTGATTCCTTTGAGAAGCGTCAAACATTACCGGCTCACCCCGGAGATCGGCTATGTCAGGATATCAAGCTTCCAGGCCAATACGGAGCGGGAACTGATTTCGGCCCTGAAGGATATCGAGAAGGGGCAGAAGGTAGAAGGGCTGATCATGGACCTTAGGAACAACCCTGGGGGGCTCCTTTCTCAGGCTGTAGCCGTCTCTGATGTGTTCCTGGATTCCGGAGTCATTGTCAGCACCAAGGGGAGGGATCCCTCTCAGACGATGGAGATTTCCGCCAAGAAAAACGGTGTGGAGAGAAATTACCCAATGATTGTCCTAGTCAATAGCGGGAGCGCGAGCGCAGCCGAAATCGTTGCCGGAGCACTCCAGGATAACAAGCGAGCTCTGATCCTCGGGACTAAAACCTTTGGAAAGGGTTCGGTTCAGACCATCCTGCCCCTCTCGGATGGATCAGGACTTCGCTTGACAACCGCCAGATACTATACCCCCCGTGGAAGGTCGATCCAGTTGAGCGGCATCTCGCCGGACATTGAACTGAAATTTGTTCCCTATAAAAAACCCCGAGAGAAGGAGAACTCCAGAGTGATCCGGGAAAAAGATCTGAAGGGGCATATGGACAATGAAACATTAAAGGAAGAACCGCAAGAAACGAAGAAATTGAGTGAAAAGGAAAAAGTTGTGAAAAGGCTTCTCGAGAGGGACAATCAAATCCGGTATGCCCTTCAACTCCTGAAGACCTGGAATTTATTTTCCAACCTGAAACCCCACTAG
- a CDS encoding divergent polysaccharide deacetylase family protein produces MPKRKKQRSASRGRPKGVLLFLGLILCLGLIAGLLHNLPFTPEESLRPAYEENFSVDSKLRREITRIDDAIYDVLYEVGIPEKDLAFLSVKSMHENGHQWDYTDLRIRVPDRRGLWMLKEKIGERLDRLGPSVQYRLDQASACKWIFNIQTIGFPSHKVRLIYRAGEKVPTHKLPRIALIIDDLGYDKTIGRQLIELEIPLTLSVLPVAPFTRSIVNETRERGRELMLHLPMEPRHYPDLNPGPGALLTSMDAGEIKKIMDADFQRVPGAKGFNNHMGSLFTERCDKMRIVLSEAKRRGLFFVDSRTTNKTVALRTAREMGVPAARRNVFLDNDASPTAIKFQMERLLGIARQKGAAVGIGHPNRETLRALKEYLPKLKRDFTLVPVSDLVD; encoded by the coding sequence ATGCCGAAAAGGAAGAAACAGAGATCAGCGAGCAGGGGACGCCCGAAAGGCGTCCTCCTCTTTTTGGGGCTGATTTTGTGCCTGGGTCTTATCGCTGGCCTTCTCCATAATCTCCCCTTCACACCAGAAGAGTCCCTGCGACCTGCTTATGAGGAGAATTTCTCGGTTGACTCGAAACTTCGCCGAGAAATCACCAGGATCGACGACGCCATTTACGATGTTCTTTATGAGGTGGGAATACCCGAAAAAGACCTGGCTTTCCTTTCTGTGAAATCCATGCACGAAAACGGACATCAATGGGACTATACGGACCTGAGGATACGTGTTCCAGACCGAAGGGGCCTTTGGATGCTAAAGGAAAAGATAGGGGAAAGATTGGACCGGCTGGGTCCATCGGTTCAGTATCGTCTTGATCAAGCTTCCGCGTGCAAATGGATTTTCAATATCCAGACCATTGGTTTCCCAAGTCATAAGGTCAGGTTGATCTATAGGGCGGGGGAGAAGGTGCCTACCCACAAATTGCCCAGGATTGCCCTCATTATCGATGATCTCGGCTATGATAAAACAATCGGTAGACAACTCATTGAACTGGAAATTCCTCTCACTCTTTCCGTTCTTCCCGTGGCCCCTTTCACCAGATCCATAGTCAATGAGACAAGAGAAAGGGGGCGCGAACTCATGCTTCATCTGCCGATGGAACCCAGGCATTATCCGGACTTGAATCCGGGACCCGGTGCCCTGTTGACGAGTATGGACGCGGGTGAAATAAAGAAAATCATGGATGCTGATTTTCAAAGAGTTCCCGGGGCAAAGGGCTTCAACAACCACATGGGATCCCTGTTCACCGAACGGTGTGATAAAATGCGAATCGTTTTGAGTGAGGCGAAAAGGCGGGGCCTGTTTTTCGTGGACAGTCGAACAACCAATAAAACCGTGGCACTCAGGACGGCCCGGGAGATGGGAGTCCCGGCGGCAAGGCGTAACGTATTCCTGGACAACGACGCTTCACCCACGGCGATCAAGTTCCAGATGGAGCGCTTACTGGGGATTGCAAGGCAGAAGGGGGCGGCTGTCGGTATTGGCCATCCCAATCGAGAGACCTTGCGTGCCCTCAAGGAATACCTGCCGAAATTGAAAAGGGATTTCACCCTCGTACCCGTATCCGATCTCGTCGATTAA
- a CDS encoding HDOD domain-containing protein has product MKILVVDDDPVSRRMVEHILRDMGECEVVGSGTEAVFSFKRAFERGAPFDAVTLDISMPKMDGRMVLHTIREMEKNLGVPQERRSKILMVTAHADKETVIKCVKMGCDDYITKPFDKNVIVRKIDRLGFGGDDGPNGKETLVALRKRILALIRKFEKGELQLPTLPRVAQEIEELMEDPSCEVDDLAALIERDTAISAKLISTVNSPYFRGTEKVQTVSKAIQRLGFRETRGIVAAIVNKSLYKAKTEQFQALMEELWMHSLACAQGAREIGKRLFFDDPEKLFFMGLTHDIGKVLLFRALDDPVLLQIPSTWSRILSIIQEVHTSFGGGILRKWGFGEEIVRVALHHEDPKLETDMSREIIVVNLANNLAHKMGFSPCQEKDRPRKLESARLLGINPGQVSEIIKLVKAFVNQTAIGN; this is encoded by the coding sequence ATGAAGATCCTCGTCGTGGACGATGACCCAGTGAGTCGCAGGATGGTCGAGCATATCCTGCGAGACATGGGGGAATGCGAGGTGGTGGGAAGCGGGACCGAGGCTGTCTTTTCGTTTAAGAGGGCCTTTGAGCGAGGGGCACCGTTTGATGCCGTCACCCTGGATATTTCCATGCCCAAAATGGACGGCCGGATGGTCCTTCATACCATCCGGGAAATGGAGAAAAACCTGGGGGTTCCCCAGGAGCGGCGGTCGAAGATCCTGATGGTCACGGCCCATGCGGATAAAGAGACGGTCATCAAGTGTGTTAAGATGGGGTGTGACGATTACATCACCAAGCCTTTTGACAAGAATGTCATTGTCAGGAAGATCGACCGGCTGGGTTTTGGTGGAGACGACGGGCCGAACGGGAAAGAGACCCTGGTGGCCCTAAGGAAGCGGATTTTAGCGCTCATACGAAAATTCGAAAAGGGCGAACTGCAACTGCCGACACTTCCCAGGGTGGCCCAGGAGATCGAGGAACTCATGGAAGATCCTTCCTGTGAGGTGGATGACCTGGCCGCCCTCATTGAACGGGATACCGCCATTTCGGCCAAGCTGATCTCCACCGTCAATTCGCCTTATTTCAGAGGAACGGAAAAAGTCCAGACGGTGAGCAAGGCGATTCAACGGCTGGGTTTCAGAGAAACCAGGGGCATCGTGGCAGCTATTGTCAACAAGTCCCTATATAAGGCAAAGACCGAGCAGTTTCAGGCCTTGATGGAAGAACTCTGGATGCATTCCCTTGCCTGCGCCCAAGGGGCCAGAGAGATCGGGAAAAGGCTGTTCTTCGATGACCCGGAAAAGCTTTTTTTCATGGGGCTGACACACGATATCGGGAAGGTTCTGCTTTTCAGGGCCCTGGACGATCCCGTGCTCCTGCAAATTCCCTCCACATGGTCCAGGATCCTTTCCATCATTCAGGAAGTCCATACCTCATTTGGTGGAGGGATTCTCAGGAAATGGGGTTTCGGAGAGGAGATTGTGAGAGTCGCCCTGCACCACGAGGATCCGAAACTGGAAACAGACATGAGTCGCGAAATCATTGTGGTAAATCTCGCGAACAATCTCGCCCACAAGATGGGTTTCAGCCCCTGCCAGGAAAAGGACCGTCCAAGGAAACTTGAGTCCGCAAGACTGCTCGGTATAAATCCGGGCCAGGTGAGCGAGATCATCAAACTGGTGAAAGCTTTCGTTAATCAAACCGCGATCGGGAACTGA
- a CDS encoding RrF2 family transcriptional regulator: protein MKLSTRGRYGTRLMLELTKNYGKGPVSTSQISRNQNIPIKYLEQLIIPLKKAGLINSVRGPKGGHMLSREPEEITLWDILTLLENRMTFVDCVDGEKVCPNASNCLVRPIWEKAFAAALRIFKETTLSDILHLQGEELEQLSPPLPGNDHCEGPKDS, encoded by the coding sequence ATGAAATTGTCTACCAGGGGGCGTTACGGCACACGCCTGATGCTCGAACTCACAAAAAATTATGGCAAGGGTCCTGTCAGTACCTCCCAGATCTCAAGGAACCAGAATATCCCTATCAAATACCTTGAGCAACTTATAATTCCTCTGAAGAAAGCGGGCCTGATCAACAGCGTACGGGGACCCAAAGGAGGGCACATGCTCTCCAGGGAGCCGGAAGAAATAACGCTATGGGATATCCTTACCCTCCTTGAAAACAGAATGACCTTCGTTGACTGTGTGGATGGGGAAAAAGTCTGCCCAAACGCATCGAATTGTTTGGTGCGTCCCATATGGGAAAAGGCCTTTGCCGCCGCCTTGCGGATCTTCAAGGAGACCACACTCTCCGACATCCTGCACCTTCAGGGCGAAGAACTGGAACAGCTTTCTCCCCCCTTGCCCGGAAATGACCATTGCGAGGGCCCTAAGGATTCATGA
- a CDS encoding peptidoglycan DD-metalloendopeptidase family protein, translating to MKKQGQAGKIKEELFREKVRFHEFGAKEKSLLNQLSRLEQSIKEQREFLGQLKEKIEKVRKEIEVQDAELEKLRRSRREAESRLAGRLVAFYKHARRGYIHLLATSSGLHQLRKRVKYLQVLLAEDRALLARLEKIHLRHRMEIANKKERLRTIDRLRKEESERLASLKSTLDQKVLLLMKVHKEKEFYETAVKELEQAAKGLGRTIRDLDERANRPHEQTMLPPDFAAAMGKLPLPFHGKIVKGFKLLKATHAAAPRGIYIEGPPGGEVRAVYPGRIDYSGWLKGYGQIVVINHGSRYFTVYAHLSRRDREKGDTVRGGDVIGLLGDSQSFIGPRLYFEIRKGGENLDPMKWLKVH from the coding sequence GTGAAAAAGCAAGGTCAAGCCGGTAAAATTAAAGAAGAACTTTTCCGGGAAAAGGTGCGATTTCATGAATTCGGGGCGAAAGAGAAGAGCCTGTTGAATCAACTCTCCCGGCTGGAGCAATCTATCAAGGAGCAACGGGAATTCCTAGGGCAACTCAAGGAAAAAATAGAAAAGGTCCGGAAAGAGATAGAGGTGCAGGATGCCGAACTCGAAAAATTGAGGCGATCCCGCAGGGAGGCTGAAAGTCGGCTGGCCGGCCGTCTCGTGGCCTTTTACAAACATGCAAGGAGGGGCTATATTCACCTCCTGGCCACCTCCTCCGGCCTCCACCAATTGAGAAAGAGGGTCAAGTATCTTCAGGTCCTTTTGGCGGAGGACCGGGCACTCTTGGCCAGGCTGGAGAAGATACATCTCCGGCACCGGATGGAGATCGCAAATAAGAAGGAGCGGTTGCGTACGATCGATCGCTTGAGGAAGGAGGAAAGCGAGAGGCTTGCTTCCCTGAAGAGCACCCTCGACCAGAAGGTTCTGCTCCTGATGAAGGTGCATAAAGAAAAGGAATTTTACGAGACGGCGGTCAAGGAACTGGAACAGGCGGCCAAGGGGCTTGGGAGGACGATCAGGGACTTGGATGAAAGAGCCAACAGGCCCCATGAGCAAACAATGCTTCCCCCTGATTTCGCCGCCGCCATGGGAAAACTTCCCCTCCCTTTTCACGGAAAGATTGTCAAGGGCTTCAAGCTTCTTAAGGCGACACACGCAGCGGCCCCCCGGGGCATATACATCGAGGGCCCCCCGGGAGGTGAGGTCAGGGCCGTTTATCCTGGAAGGATCGACTATTCCGGGTGGCTGAAGGGGTATGGCCAGATCGTTGTAATCAATCACGGATCCAGGTATTTCACGGTCTATGCCCACCTGTCCCGAAGAGATCGGGAAAAGGGGGATACCGTCCGAGGAGGAGATGTCATCGGGCTGCTCGGGGACAGCCAATCCTTCATCGGCCCGAGACTCTATTTTGAGATCAGAAAGGGCGGGGAAAACCTTGATCCCATGAAGTGGCTAAAAGTTCATTGA
- the ftsE gene encoding cell division ATP-binding protein FtsE, whose amino-acid sequence MPMIRLFHVSKRFGSNTALDDINLTIRRGEFVFVSGPSGAGKTTLLRLLFGSLKCTEGQILINGINLNRISRLKLDHLRRRIGFVFQDFKLLENKNVAENVAVALEVAGERPAVIRKKTHQVLRAVGLAEKERAYPLQLSAGEQQRVAIARAIVNDPLILLADEPTGNLDPDITREIMVLFRSINLRGTTVLIATHNRELLRGTDQRIVLLKKGKVFLEQNNGTN is encoded by the coding sequence GTGCCCATGATCCGTCTTTTCCACGTCTCGAAAAGGTTCGGCTCCAATACGGCCCTCGATGACATCAATCTGACGATCCGCAGGGGGGAATTCGTCTTTGTCTCCGGCCCCAGCGGTGCGGGAAAGACGACCCTTTTGAGGCTTCTGTTCGGTTCCCTGAAGTGTACCGAAGGCCAGATCTTGATCAACGGTATCAACCTGAACCGCATAAGCCGGTTGAAGCTGGATCATCTGAGGAGAAGAATCGGGTTTGTTTTTCAGGATTTCAAGCTCCTGGAAAATAAGAACGTGGCCGAAAATGTAGCCGTAGCGCTGGAGGTGGCGGGGGAGAGACCCGCTGTCATCCGCAAGAAAACTCATCAGGTCCTCCGGGCCGTCGGACTGGCGGAAAAGGAACGTGCTTACCCTTTGCAGCTTTCCGCGGGAGAGCAGCAGCGGGTCGCCATCGCCCGCGCCATAGTCAATGATCCTCTGATCCTCCTGGCGGACGAGCCCACCGGTAATCTGGATCCGGATATCACGAGAGAAATCATGGTCCTTTTCAGGAGCATCAATCTCAGGGGGACAACCGTGTTGATCGCCACCCACAACAGGGAACTCCTTAGGGGAACGGATCAACGCATCGTTTTATTGAAAAAGGGAAAGGTCTTTCTGGAACAAAATAATGGCACGAATTAG